In the Bacteroidota bacterium genome, TTTACCAACACAAAAACACCAATAAAATATAATTGAGCCAGCTCACCATTATAAGGATAATTCTCTTTAACAAAACTGAAACCTACCGCACCAAATACTATCACCATGTGCATCACAATGGTTCGTCCATCAATAAACGAGGCATTGTCAGAAGGATGGGCTCGCAAATATTCGCCATTCCCGAAATAATGCCACATCAAATCCATGCCAAGGCTTAGGGTATAAAGCAGTAAAGTTAAATTAAACACAGGATTTCTCAATAAAACCAAGTCGAAATTTTTACTACCATCACCCTTATTCGATGCTATAAAACCAACAAAAACCACGATGAACAAGAGATAAAACAACAAAGTGGCAATGCGAATAAACAGGTACTTAAACCCCAATTTCCATTTAGATCCTGTAACAACAAATGCTTTAAATTTTACATCGCCAGTAGGCTTATCACCTTGGGCACTCACTATTTTGATGAATGAGAAAAAAGAGATGATCATGGTCTCCATCCAATATAGATAAATAACAGAGAATAATGTCCAATGCCCTACAATCACACCGTATATAGGCATGAGGTTAAATGCAATCTGAAACAGCAATGGAAATGCAATCTTGTGGTGCATAAGTGTTTACTTTGGTTTTTAAAAACTTTACAATATTACTCCATTCCCATAACTTTGCCTCATGTGTTTTCGTTGGTTAACTTAAAAATATTTATTTGCAAATGGAACTTAAACTGTCAGGAATGGATTTTTATAGGGTTTTCCTAATTTTCCACATTATATGCGGAGCAATAGCTTTGTTAACAGGATTTATCGCTATTGTAGCTAATAAAGGTGGCTCATTACATATGAAAACAGGCAAAATATTTTATTGGGCAATGTATGCAGTAGGAGTATCATCTTTTGTTTTAGCTTTAATGAAATTCAATCCCTTCTTATTGTCTATTGGTATTTTTTCTTTGTATATGGTCATTAGCGGATATAGAGCATTATTCTATTATAGATTGGTCGAAAAATATAAACCCACTATGAAAGATAAATTGCCCGTCTATATTGGCTTAGTAACG is a window encoding:
- a CDS encoding DUF6498-containing protein produces the protein MHHKIAFPLLFQIAFNLMPIYGVIVGHWTLFSVIYLYWMETMIISFFSFIKIVSAQGDKPTGDVKFKAFVVTGSKWKLGFKYLFIRIATLLFYLLFIVVFVGFIASNKGDGSKNFDLVLLRNPVFNLTLLLYTLSLGMDLMWHYFGNGEYLRAHPSDNASFIDGRTIVMHMVIVFGAVGFSFVKENYPYNGELAQLYFIGVFVLVKTIADVLLYYMGRKPVVAS